In Mucilaginibacter auburnensis, the genomic stretch TGGGCATATAATTTGCGTATAATATCAAAAACCCCACAATGAAAAAAATTGCCTACATACTATTGTTCGTTTTAGCCTTAGGTACATTGGCATCTTGCTCAAACAGGCTATGCCCGGCTTATGGAACCTATCCAAAAGGTGGCCGCAGATAAACAATACCGCATTTATTGTTTGACTTTGCAATTACCAAGAACAATTTGTCCGTTTCTATATTTGTAATATTATGAATTGGACACAGTTGGAATCGCCCGAGCAGTTAAATCAAATTAAACAACAACAAGGTTACAGCCTTATATTCAAGCATAGCACACGCTGTTCTATCAGCATGATGGCTAAAAAACGTTTTGAATTAGATTGGGATGCTTTTCCGGCAGATATGCCTCTTTACTTTCTTGATCTTATTCGCTACCGCGATATTTCTAACCAGGTAGCTCAGCTATTCCAGGTACATCATGAATCACCGCAAATGCTGCTTATAAAAGATGGCGAATGCATACTTGATCAATCGCACGGCGGTATTTCTGTTGACGAGGCGGTTGGCGAGATCGTAGCTTAATAAAACGCTGTTTATAACAATCCGTTGGTTAAAACTAATGGCAATTAATCACTATATTAGCCTTATTGCCGCTCCAATTATGGGTTGGCAATAAGGCATTGTTGTTTACAACAATTAATTCCGGGCAGTAACTACCAGCCGAAATCAATTGTCTTCTTAACATCCGGATGCAGGCTTACATGTACCGGGCAGGTAGTAGCCGCTTTCTCTAATATAGTTTTCTCTTTATCTGTATAGATTTTCGGGAACTTTAGATTAACAATAACCTCGGCTACACGGCGTGGGTTGGGCGCCATTACCTTAGTTACTTCTGCGGTAGTATTATCCATATCAATGCCGTGCACATCCGCAGCAATACCCATAGTAGTCAATATACATCCTGCTAATGCCTCAGCTAACAGATCGGTTGGCGAAAAAGCCTCGCCTTTGCCTTTATTATCAACAGGGGCATCAGTTAAAATTGTTGTGCCTGATTGCAGGTGCGTTGCCTCGGTTCTCAATCCGCCTAAGTAGGTAGTTTTTATAGTAGCCATAATGTTATAGTGTAGGCAACAAATTTACATGTTCCGTTTATGTTTAGTACGCGAAAACTCTTTTTAACACAACTGTGTTAAAAGATGGTTGAGTTTTTAATTAAAACTTAACTTAAAAATAGTTGCTCACTGCTAATATTATTTATACATTACAACAAACTTTAGCATATAACATGCTCTTAAACCAAAATTATCAGCACCTTTCTTTCGATCTTTGGCTCACGCTGATACGTTCTAATCCTGATTTTAAGAAAAAAAGGGCAGCTCATTTTCATCAGCACTTTAATTACAATAATTGCACGCTTGAGCAAGTAGAACATGCCTTCAGGCAGGTTGATGTGATGTGCAACCTCATCAACGAAAAAACAGGCAAGAACATTGACGCAGATGAAATGTACCTGATGGTGCTGAGCATGATGAACAATGCTAATGCTAAAGTATGGCAGATTAACGTTAATGCTCTATATGCCGATATGGAAGCATTACTATTTCAAAATTTACCCCTACCCTATTCAGCAGAAACGCTGAACGCGCTTGCATATTTAAAGCAAAACACCAACGCTACAATAGGCATACTTAGTAACACCGGCTTTATTAAGGGTGTAACATTGCGCAAGGTTTTAAATCAAATTGGTATAGACAGGTATATTGATGTACAACTTTACTCTGATGAGGTCGGCATGTCAAAACCAAACACCGGCTTTTTTAAAATGATGCTTGAACAGCTTAAACAACATCATATTCAGGTTGACTTAGATCGTATTATCCATATAGGCGATAACCCTATTGCAGATGTAGGCGGCGCTAACACTGTTGGTATACGCAGTCAGCTCATCAATTCTAACCACATCTACTTAACAGACATAATTGATAATGCACACCACCTACTCCTTACATAAGATAAGCACTACCGACGACTTTGGCTTCAAGGCGGCCGATTACAGCCGTTTTAAATTTGGTGATGGAGATATTGCCGTCAATTTTGGCGAGGCATTAGCTATTGGTTTTATAAAAGAACACACGGATTTACTTAATACAGGCCATCAACTGGTAGTAATTCCAAGTCCGTATTCATTTATCCCAACCGCTACTTTCACCCTTAAAAATACGTTTGTATCAACGCTTAATCGCTGGCTGGCCAAACATAATTTGCCGGTGGTGCAGGAAAATAAGGTACACCGTACCATTACTTATAAAGAAGACTATGGCGAATTAAATGCCGAGGAGCGCCTTCGCCTTATCGGCAACGATTCATTTCATATTGATAAAGCCTTTTTAAAAGGCAAAACCCTGGTGTTTTTAGATGACATCAGGATAACCGGCGGCCATGAGCGCATGATCAAAAAAATGATAGACGCCTATGAACTGGATAATACCGTTTACATGCTTTATTTTGCCGAGCTGGTTAATGATGCCATCCACCCAAGCATCGAAAACTATTTGAATTATTTCAGCGTTCAAACTATTTTTGATCTGGATGATATTATTAACGGTGGCAATTTTTGCATTAACACGCGCATTGTTAAGTACATGCTCAACTATGATCATGAAAGCTTCTGTGTGTTTCTGCAAAATAAGTCCGACGCTTTTATTAACCAGTTTTATGACATGGCTTTAGGCAATAGTTACCATACAATGGAAAGCTATCGGCCAAATTTAAATTACCTTAGCAACCAATTAGTTTCCAACAATAAAAAGTTAGCATAATATGGCTATTAATCTGCAAAAGGGGCAACGCGAATCTATTTCGGCTCCTAAATTTACCATCGGTTTAGGATGGGATACCAATTCATCATCAACAGGATCAGCATTTGACCTTGACGCGTCTGTATTTATTATGGGCGATAATAAAAAGCTTTTAAGTGATGAGCACTTTGTGTTTTATAACAACCTTACATCGCCAGACGGCGCTGTTGAACATAGCGGAGATAACCTTACCGGCGACGGCGAAGGCGACGATGAGCAAGTAAAAGTTGACCTGTCGAAAATATCACCGCAGGCATCAGAGATCTGCATCGTAATAACCATACATGAAGCAGCTAACCGCCGCCAAAACTTTGGCCAGGTGCGCAACTCATTTATACGTATATTTGATACCGCCACCAATGCGGAGTTGCTTAAATATGAGCTGGAAGAAGATTTCTCAATAGAAACAGCTGTTGAATTCGGTCGCATTTACAAACGCAACAACGAGTGGAAATTTGAAGCGGTAGGCGTAGGTATGAAAGGCGGCTTACAGGATTACTTAAACAAATACAACTAAACCTAAAACAATGGCAATTAATTTAGAAAAAGGACAGCGCATAAGCCTTGAAAAAAGCAATGGCAGCAAGCTGCAAAATATTTGTGTTGGCATAAACTGGGGCGCTATTGAAAAGAAAGGCCTTTTTGGCTTCGGCAGTTCAAAAGAAGCCGTAGACCTTGATGCCAGCTGCGCTTTATACAATGACAGCAAACAGTTAGAAGAGGTAGTTTACTTTGGCAACTTAAAATCAAAAAATGGCGCCGTTAAGCACAGCGGCGACGACCTGACCGGCGACTTAGGCGGTGACGACGGCTTAGACAACGAAGTAATAACAGTTGACCTTGGCGCTTTGGCTCCTACCACTACGTATGTGGCATTTGTGTTGAACAGTTTCCGCGGACAGGATTTTGGCAGCATACCATTCGCGTCGCTGCGCGTTTACGAGGGTACTCCAAAACGTGTTAACGAAGTATTTGCCAAATACAATATTACAGGCGGTAACTTTGCGGGCCACGTATCAATGGTATTGGGCGTGTTTTACAAACGCAACGGCGAGTGGAAATTTAACGCCATTGGCGAACCTACAAAAGACAAAAAACTACAGGAAACTGTGCAAACAGTAACGCAACAATATTTATAATAAACAGCGCTCTACCCTTTGGGCGGAGCCTTACAACTTACAGGCATGGAACCTACTACAAACAGTACAGAACCGGTTGCACCTATAACAGCCGTAAAGTTGATTGATAAAGAAGGCAATGTTGACCTTACGCAGGCAACGCCCGAGGATATCAGCAAATATTCGGCTTTAGGAAAAGACCTTAACCCGGCAGATGCTAACTCCATACTCAACTACGGTGTTGAAGTACAAAACTCAATGGAAAGGTATAGCAACCAGTTCCTTTCATCTGTACGCACCTATAATTCGGGCGAAGTTGGCGGATTGATCAATGAGTTATTAGCTGAGCTTAATTATATTGATGTTGACGAACTGGAACAAAATTCCTTTAAAACGTTCCTGTCAAAAATACCTTTTCTAAAAAATTTGGTGTTCGACATCAAAAAGATGTTCCAGAAGTATGACCTGGTGATAGCAAACGTCGATAAGATCACCAACAAGGTAAAAGCAGGCAGGTTAAACGCTATTAAAGATAATAGCTCGCTACAAACCATGTTTGAAAGCAATGTGCAGTACATCCATCAAATGGAAGAACTTATCATATCCGGGCAGTTAAAATATAAGGAGTTGATGGAGAAGCTGGCCGAAATGGAAGCCAACCCTTCAGCTTATCAGGATTATGAAATAGCCGACTTGCGCGAGTTTAATGGCCGCTTAGATAAGCGTTTGGCTGATATGAAGATAGTACGCTTCATCATGCTGCAATCATTAGCACAAATACGGGTAGTTCAAAATAACAACACCTCGATAGCAGAAAAAGCACAGTCGATAGTTTCAACTACTATTCCGGTATGGAAAAATCAGCTTACCATAGCGGTTGCATTGCAAAGGCAAAAAGCCAATGTGGAGATGCAACGCAAAATATCTGATACTACTAACACCATCCTTCAAAAAAATGCCGATCTGCTGAAACAGAACAGTATTGATGTGGCGAAGGAGAATGAAAAAACAGTAGTGTCTATAGACACGCTAAAGCGCACTACCCAATCGTTAATTGAAACCTTGAACGAGGTTAAACAGATACACGAGCAGGGCACCCAAAACAGAAAAGTATTAAACACCGAATTACAAAACCTGGAAACCGAACTAAGAAAGAACGTAACTAACGTAAGTTAAGTTGATGATGCTGCATGGAGGATAACGCTGTATTACGTGAATCAAACCGTATATTAAATAAACTACATCTTTTATCGGCCTTTTTTGAGGATGAGATAGTTTATAAAATATACCTGCGTACACAGGTTATCCACCGCTTGTATGAGAGCAATCCGGAGCTTGACGTAAACAAGCTGGAACTTTTTCACGTGCAGTTTACTTCGGCGGTTATTGATCTGCTTAAAAAGATCAAAAAGATCAACGAGCGCAATACTTCACTTTTGTTTGAAGAGATACAACTCAACAAAGACCTGATTCAAAGCGTAAAGGACAGCGATTTTAACCTTGCCGATTTTAATAATGACAAACAACGGCAGGCCCTGCGCATTAATAATTCTTTAAGGCGATTGTATGAAGTACTTTCTTCCGATACGGACGAATACCCCTTTGTAAAGAATATCAACGCTTTCAGCGCGCGCTATGCGCAGGACTATTTTTTTGATATAAGCGCCGAAACGCTTGCCCAACTTACCGAATACAATCCTAACG encodes the following:
- a CDS encoding HAD family hydrolase yields the protein MLLNQNYQHLSFDLWLTLIRSNPDFKKKRAAHFHQHFNYNNCTLEQVEHAFRQVDVMCNLINEKTGKNIDADEMYLMVLSMMNNANAKVWQINVNALYADMEALLFQNLPLPYSAETLNALAYLKQNTNATIGILSNTGFIKGVTLRKVLNQIGIDRYIDVQLYSDEVGMSKPNTGFFKMMLEQLKQHHIQVDLDRIIHIGDNPIADVGGANTVGIRSQLINSNHIYLTDIIDNAHHLLLT
- a CDS encoding TerD family protein; amino-acid sequence: MAINLQKGQRESISAPKFTIGLGWDTNSSSTGSAFDLDASVFIMGDNKKLLSDEHFVFYNNLTSPDGAVEHSGDNLTGDGEGDDEQVKVDLSKISPQASEICIVITIHEAANRRQNFGQVRNSFIRIFDTATNAELLKYELEEDFSIETAVEFGRIYKRNNEWKFEAVGVGMKGGLQDYLNKYN
- the ytxJ gene encoding bacillithiol system redox-active protein YtxJ, encoding MNWTQLESPEQLNQIKQQQGYSLIFKHSTRCSISMMAKKRFELDWDAFPADMPLYFLDLIRYRDISNQVAQLFQVHHESPQMLLIKDGECILDQSHGGISVDEAVGEIVA
- a CDS encoding TerD family protein, with product MAINLEKGQRISLEKSNGSKLQNICVGINWGAIEKKGLFGFGSSKEAVDLDASCALYNDSKQLEEVVYFGNLKSKNGAVKHSGDDLTGDLGGDDGLDNEVITVDLGALAPTTTYVAFVLNSFRGQDFGSIPFASLRVYEGTPKRVNEVFAKYNITGGNFAGHVSMVLGVFYKRNGEWKFNAIGEPTKDKKLQETVQTVTQQYL
- a CDS encoding OsmC family protein; translated protein: MATIKTTYLGGLRTEATHLQSGTTILTDAPVDNKGKGEAFSPTDLLAEALAGCILTTMGIAADVHGIDMDNTTAEVTKVMAPNPRRVAEVIVNLKFPKIYTDKEKTILEKAATTCPVHVSLHPDVKKTIDFGW
- a CDS encoding phosphoribosyltransferase family protein, producing MHTTYSLHKISTTDDFGFKAADYSRFKFGDGDIAVNFGEALAIGFIKEHTDLLNTGHQLVVIPSPYSFIPTATFTLKNTFVSTLNRWLAKHNLPVVQENKVHRTITYKEDYGELNAEERLRLIGNDSFHIDKAFLKGKTLVFLDDIRITGGHERMIKKMIDAYELDNTVYMLYFAELVNDAIHPSIENYLNYFSVQTIFDLDDIINGGNFCINTRIVKYMLNYDHESFCVFLQNKSDAFINQFYDMALGNSYHTMESYRPNLNYLSNQLVSNNKKLA
- a CDS encoding toxic anion resistance protein; translated protein: MEPTTNSTEPVAPITAVKLIDKEGNVDLTQATPEDISKYSALGKDLNPADANSILNYGVEVQNSMERYSNQFLSSVRTYNSGEVGGLINELLAELNYIDVDELEQNSFKTFLSKIPFLKNLVFDIKKMFQKYDLVIANVDKITNKVKAGRLNAIKDNSSLQTMFESNVQYIHQMEELIISGQLKYKELMEKLAEMEANPSAYQDYEIADLREFNGRLDKRLADMKIVRFIMLQSLAQIRVVQNNNTSIAEKAQSIVSTTIPVWKNQLTIAVALQRQKANVEMQRKISDTTNTILQKNADLLKQNSIDVAKENEKTVVSIDTLKRTTQSLIETLNEVKQIHEQGTQNRKVLNTELQNLETELRKNVTNVS